Genomic segment of Populus nigra chromosome 6, ddPopNigr1.1, whole genome shotgun sequence:
tttataaacatgttgtaaaatccagaaatgcaagaacataattttttattgtgtttaagaaatccatgcgaaaacacattttcaaaacttcaaatatttttttttaaaagaggaatttcaaaaaaaaaatgttagggtattggtcgtatgcaacacacaaaaacattttttatatttttttgtatatttgccATATTTGCGTTGAAAAACCGGGTATTCTAAatgcaaaattgatataatGGATTGGTTACTCTGCatgagcacagtaaccagctaattatAATGGATTGGTTACTGTGCATGGGCACAGGAACTAGTCCGGGTTGGATCACCAGCCCAGTCCACGcagctgggctgagtccagcctaATATAAGAtagattgtatttttattttgggctGATCTTGGCCCAGTTTCTTTTTGGGTCGGGTCCGGcccattccaaaaaaaattaaaaatatttttcaaaattttttttgtgattttctcgtgTATTTTTGTTATCCATTATGcttaatatcggtttgtatttttatatcgtaaagatacaaatcgattattaaaatacctggttttcatcgaaagaaaaaaaaatggtttcatacatacgaccaagtctctcaaatctaaaaaaatcatattgtattttcatacaacaaagaaaacttcaaaaaaaatatgttttagcatgcattttgactttaataactagtttattaaagacacgagaacttgaccaatatttcaaaaaatccaaaaaaaatatttcttttgttttagtatcagggattatgaatttatacgtaaaacatatTTTCGATGTTAAAAAGATAGTTCTTTTGTTGACATTAGAATGATTaggttttacctgataagataagaatctccttaccgaggagaacttttcttaaaccatagacgggccaacaattagaaatatgATGAAGCCTTAGCatatatcagacaataaaacaatgcagcttaccttaggtagggtgtagttggggtgttaatacattttctttacgcaaccagtccccgtactcGATCTTTGAGACCAGTTGGGGTTTCTAATGaccaaatactaggtgacgactcccattccattttccactgataaaagacaaaaattcCTTGTCTTTCCATATTTGCTagatagataccatacacatACCTGAGGGTGAACAATCATCGGGACGTCATACACCTGCGACACAAGGTTCATTGTAATTTCTATGGAAATTTCAGCACAGTCTCCCTATACTGGAAAGTCTCAAGTTATCGACCAACAACCTGTACACTTCTATTAATCATTATCCAATCACGACCCAATTGTCCTGGGTTTTAATCCAATATTTATCGCTCCAACCACAATTTctcaaatatctatattttaagaataagtaaataagaaaaacacaCATGCATGACAAGTATGAATACATGATAGTATAAATTAcattcaaaaattcaatttaaaagatattattacaATCCAAGTCATAATAGTTTCTTGAGATATAAAATACACGAGCACTTGTTTAGTTCTAAATGACACAAAAGATAGAGAACCTAAAATATTAATCTTGTTGTGAACATGATGGACCTGGAACAAAcataacattgaaaaataattatgatgaaaagcaaTACAAACATtagtaataaaacaatatatattcaaGGCTACACGCTATCATATTCTTTACAATTTTTCATCTGATTCCACTTTTAATACTTCTGGATTCATTAACATTTTCCTTTCCATCCCTAAATTTTCCGACCAATATCATATGTTAATGTTGAAAGACAATTCCTTCAAAAATGCTAATACCAATTTGTTGATATCATCAACTATCCTCCATAGGATTACTAATCAAACCTCTTCTTtccaaaatctaaaaatatgtaattctttttttgtatatgaccaaaaatactaaatttattttgagcatctttttaaagaaaattttaaacacttttggcattgtttaaaaaaatatattgcattAGATTTGACAACAAGTGCATAAAATTCCAATGAATTTTgacttatctttaaaaatatttttaatgtttttggcaAGAacatattatttacttttaatataaggataaaaaaaatcgtTAGGGGGTTATTATTAgggataataatattaataacttttaataaaggaaaaaaaacataaaaggggttaatattccaaatattattagggataataattttattactcactttaatataaggataagaAACTTATATGAGGTTAATGTCCAacatattattatgaataatacaactcatttacttctaatataaggataaaatccagaaataattttatttgaaatattattaggaatgaTGCGACaaccaaaaaacataattttatttttccctcGAAAGAAGCCTCAGCAATAATTGAGGATATTTCACCTTGCCAGACCAAATTCTTGACTTATAAAATTAGGATTTGTTCATCATAAGAGACCCGTCATAATAAGTTAGTAGAGATAGACTTCATCAgacaataacaaacaaataaaaaacgatGCACCTTACCTCAGCTAAGACGCATTAGGAGTGTTAATATCTTTCatttacacaaccagtcccttatctaaaatatcttaaaataaactagttaggtttcctaatagctataatactaggtgatgacTTCCCAAACAAACCAAAGACCATTTCAAAAGACATTGCCCGAGAATTGTCGCTGTGACATCGCTCTCGTGAGGAGGAtacgacaataataataatcaaatctaataaaaatctaacattTTTCAGCAATCAAGTTTATGCCATTGATCAATGCACCTAAAAATGCGAGCAATAATCACATATTTgtcaatctttttctttcttttttttatttcgaggAAACCCCTTGTCAACCTGTAACACATCAAATATAAATCTATTTCTTGAATCAATGTAAAACATCGAgccaaaaaataatcatgctCAGAATAGAATCGAATCCAAAACCAATCCAAATTATATTCCAAAATGTAAATGCATTACTGTTTCAAAACATTAATCAGGCTACTTCATAAGAGCTTATGCGATCAAAGGAACCAAAGATGTCAAGGTCAGAGATGATGAAGCAGGTGAGCTTGAGATGGTTTATTTCTTGTGTTTGGTAATGACAATTAGGTAGTAGATGGTAACAATATTTTTCTCGACTGATGACTGGAATACTACTGACTAGTTATTTGTTGATATATAAACCATAATTTAGAGGTGAGCCGTCTCCTGATCCGGTTTGCAAAACAAGACCAACGGATCCTACCACTAATCTACTTAAGTGattacgagttcgaatctcatcatttcttttttatttgataaaaaataacgCAGAAAGTAGTATGGATCTATACAAGTTTTAAGCCTAAAGAATTTTCATTTTAGAAAATGTAttagagagtaatataaaattattcttgaacCTCATCTAACATCTTAACCTTTTGGGTTGAGATACTTCTCTATACTCACTAAAATCATTGTTGCAGCAGCATCCCCTTCCACGCCATCAGCAGCAGCTTGTAGCACACCTCTCCAACAGCAGCAACTTCTTTGAAACTACAGCAGCAACTTCTCTCAAGCCATTAACCTCATCACCACCATATTACCACCCCTATCTAAGACCCTAGACTCTGACCTTCACAAAAAGATCACCTTTCACCTACCAACACCAATCCAAACCATGTTTTGAATCTGTGAAGATATGCTTTGAAAGATTTCCTTGCTAGCTTCAGTATCAACCCCTAAGAAGATCCTTCATTAAATTTGGATAGGTTAAGGACTTGTTCATTTCTCGCAAAAGGAACCGAGTGGGAGAAGGTTTGTGTACATCAAAATATGtcgattttaataaatttcagatattggttaaaattgattaattgacCAGTCAcagttgagaaataaaaaattagtggtGAATCATATTCTTTAGTGAGACGCCATGAAAACTAAGGAAAAGCCAAAGCTAAAaagcttcttatttatttaagttttatttatgccCACCACATGATAGTAGGCAGTCGAGATCCTTCATATAGGATTGCAGTAGATAATAGTTCCGGTTCAAACATGATAATAGGCAATCGACTTCCCTCAATATCATTCTGACACCATTTTATTCTAGATTTTTGGTGCTCTCTATTCATCTGGTTCAAACATAACAAGAAGAGGGACGGCACCAGGAACCAAGTTCTTGTCACCGTTGACGCCAACTGGGATGCATGAGCATTCACAGAAGGGTTCGGACATTGGACAAAAAGAAAGCTGATAAAAACTATTATCACCTTCATACTTGGTGATCTTAAACCGATTCAATCTATCAACACCTCCAGTGGTCACAATGTATCCTTTCAGTGTTGTACTGAATCGGATTTTCCACATGGGTGTCACGCCTCCCATTAAGCACATGGCACCTGGCCCTGCAAAGTTCACATTTAGATGAGTTCCTTCGCGGATGACACTATCGGTGGATTGTATAACTGGTGAAAATGTTATTGGGAGGCTCTCGTTCAATGTGGAAAGTATAACATCTGAATTGCATAAGACCTGGCCATTGATAGTGACTGCAAGAGTTGTTGTATTGTCAGTCGAGGGGGCTACGATTAAATAACGAGCACCAGCTTGCACCTCATGACCGAAGACATCGAGCACTGCTGCAGCATCTTTGGCATGAACGGCCTCAGGAAATGAAGTTCCTATGAAGGCAAAGAGAAGGAACGAGAGCCCAAGAACTTCAGTGATCTTCATATTTGTTGAATATGAGTATTCGTTATCTCAATATTGTGTCTTGTTGATCTTGTGTTGAAACAACGCATGGAGAGCATATATTTATATGGAGCAAGCATATGGATTATttgttagaattaatttaaaaaatccacaaaaatataaattatagtgtTTTACTCGTGCTGATTTCCGACAAAACTAGAAATTATAGCCCTCTGGCGACGAGTTGTCGTATAGGTTTTGAGCTCTTGCCTCTTGCTTACTTGATTTATCCCACAAAAGTGTTTTACATCAatgaacttaaaattttaaatatcttaaatttaaataaataaactatactTTTTTGAAACGACTATCATTGTATTCATTTATCGTGTAATAAATGGTGAACTTGACAACTTGAAAATAAACACCATgtataaaattgaacaaaacccACACAAATAGTCTACTCTATGGAtaacttcaattaaaactactaattaaatctttcaaatcaaattcaagttgTCAAGCTAAAATGAGATTACATGTCCAAGTATTCTAAAAATGTTTTGGTCAATTTCCTTGCACTAGACACTCCGGGAGACTTGATTAATCAATAATCTAGGTTAGTTTGCTTCAATAACTGTTCTAATCCTAAAGCTTTGTTTTTACACCGTAACATATTTTAACCAAATCATGATTATTAAGTGATAATCATTGATGTTGGAAGCTTGATTATGATTCGTTGAATGATTCTCATCATGCCTATGcctttgattttattgtatCTGGTTAGATTTGAAATTCACATTGTTGTGTTTACTTTGAATGT
This window contains:
- the LOC133695681 gene encoding wound-responsive protein GWIN3-like — encoded protein: MKITEVLGLSFLLFAFIGTSFPEAVHAKDAAAVLDVFGHEVQAGARYLIVAPSTDNTTTLAVTINGQVLCNSDVILSTLNESLPITFSPVIQSTDSVIREGTHLNVNFAGPGAMCLMGGVTPMWKIRFSTTLKGYIVTTGGVDRLNRFKITKYEGDNSFYQLSFCPMSEPFCECSCIPVGVNGDKNLVPGAVPLLVMFEPDE